The following DNA comes from Salvia splendens isolate huo1 chromosome 17, SspV2, whole genome shotgun sequence.
aataaagagcatcacattaaaattgattttattctaTACTTCAACtataaaatcaattaaaaattcaaatgatttttataaaattactagtttaaaaaaataataaaagttaaGAATGTGAGAGTCCATAAAACATAAATGAATATGAGAAAATCAACAAAACTTACTAACTAGAGAAAATAAAGCCACAAATGAACTACGAGCATAGCTTTTAAATCTATTTtactaaaattatattttactaCAAGCATAATTTTACATTTGTAGAGCTAAATAATTCTTTATTATAGTCGAACTCTGCACCTTATTCTAAGTATGTTCCCATTATTACAAGAAAAAGGAGATTTCATTTCTTTAGCCTTTTTTTTGTCATTGAATCTGTCCCTGAATAATTTGGGCCCAGTTCAAATTTTGTGTCCATTATGGGCTATATAAGCCCATAGTAATTGTCACGAAGCGCCGTACTCTATTTTTAATTTGTGACTAAATTAAGAAATAGCTATAAATTACAGAAACTTACTTCTAAAATACTCTTTCCATCCGTCATTTAAAGTCTTATTTGCACTtggcacatattttaaaaattatttaattttaagaaaattcGTAGAAAGAGCTACTagaatatgaatttaaatttatagtacaagaatattagttttatactaatATGTATATGTAATGATTTAATAGTTTTATATAGGTTCAGctactaaaatagaaaaaaattataaaaaatttaaatcacaTATTGAGGTAGTAATTTTTAAGTGACGTAACAAATGGAGGTAGTAATTTTTACGTGACGCGGCAAAAATGAATTTAGGACATTATTATTGGGACATAGGATATTATTTACGGatgttattttttgtataatttcGGATTAGCCCATCAAATAGATTTACCTATTTATATGGCACATAAAAATGCATACAAGTACACTAGAGGGTGTTCGGTTTAtaagattgtatccgagattaaatttgtatagtgattggttcatgagattcaaccctataactcaattctagatgaataatcatgcGATAATTGGTCATTGCTAACgtcctatgactaaaataatctcataactcaatcctagattgtatctaagtattattttatcttggaaaccgaacatcACCTACAATTACAATATACACTTACCATCCTACTAGCAAAATTGGAAGCTACAAACACATTcctttaaacaaaaaaaatcctaaCCTAAAACCAAACCTAAGACCCcatccaagatcaagatcaagatcagcACAGATAAACTTGGCACTGAACAACACTCTTGCCAATCCGGAACCCCGGCGCGACGCTCAGAGCCACGAGAGGCTCCGGAAGCAACATGGCGTCGTCGCTCAGGCTCTCCATGTAAACCTCCGAGAACCGGCTCCCCTTCCTCACTTGGAAGGCAGAGATCTCCGGCTCGGAGGATAGAGCCAGGCGACGCAGGAGCCACACGCGCTTCGCCATCTCGCTGAATGCTGCGAAGAAGGGCGTATCCGGGAGCCCACCGGATGTTATGTGATCCCTCTGGTCCAAGCTCCCGAAGAGAGACGCTTCCATCTTCGGGTGCACGAGCCTCAAATACTTCGCGCGACAGAATGCTGCGAACGGAGAATTAGGGCGGTTGAATCCATCGAACATTTTTTCGCACACGAAGGACTCGAACGCAAAACACTTATGGCTAGGGTTACGAAAACGAGCGGCTGGCTCGATCGCCTCGGCCGCTGCATCCAAATCCCAGCCAGCAGATACCATCTCTGTGATCAGAAGCCGCACGAAGGCTTCGATAGATTTCAACGCCTGCCGGTGGGACGATACGAACGTCTCGGGAAAGAAAAACCGCCCGCTCGAGCTCAGCCTCGTCTCGAGCAGCTTGTTAGCCTTATTAGCTTCGGAGAGCTTCTTTTTCAGAGAGGCGGTCTCCGAGTCTCGGTGCTTGAGCAGAGAGTCGAGCTTCCTGGCCGTGATCTCGTACATTTTCAGCGTACTCCTCTGCTCACGAATCTCGGATAAGAGCAACGTCGTTCCTGGAGACGCCTCGTTCAGCTGTTTCTTCAAGTAAGCCTGCTTCAACTCAGACAGGTgcttgagctcggatatgaccATCTCGTCGGCCGCTTGGATTCCATCCGCGTCGCGAGGGGATTGCGCGAACTGCATCTCCGCGTACGCAGCTTTAACAGCAGACACTGAAGCAAACAGTTTTGAGAGGAAGGCTTCTTGGACCATCCGGCCATCGTGGCGAAGCTCCTCCTCGTCTTCGTCTTTAAAGGTCTGAACCTCGAAACCATCTTTCTCTGTCTTGTCACGAGACTTTGCCTTCTGAATACCGCCATCGTCTGGAGCTCCACCCGTGACTGCACGAACGTGCAAGACCTTGGCAATGGCGCGGGCTAATCTACCCTTTCTCGGCGAGCGTTCCACTGAATCCATCTGAACCAACAAAAGTGTCTAAAATGAAGATGATGAACAATAAGGAGAGAAAATCAGCCACAAGAATTAGTCATAGTGAGAATCTTACATAAACAACtttaaaaaatcaagaaaagggGACACAAAACTAGACAAAGTTCTGTAAATTAGTACTAACAAAAGCATGATTGTGGGAATAGACAACCAAATTGAAAAGTTAGGTAGAACTATTAGTCATAATATTCTACTACAGCATACAATGTTTGACCCTCAAATGATGTCTTTAATTGTCGTTGAAAGACAGCAAGAAATAGCAATGTGAACCAAATCTGGaataaaatatatagtactatcaAGGAAGAACATGATTTAGTATAAGTGATGGAGACATAAATTTACAAGGGAATGAAAGATCTTGTGCACAAATAAACTATAGTTCCGAGCAATTCATTACATATATGTTGATACAAAAAGGCTCGAGTTATGCATGTCTCAGGCAATATAGCGTTAACATCATGTCGTATATATGCATCTTAGATTGAAAACGAAAGCGTTAATCACCATCACCTTAAATAAAAATCTAACATAGATGCAACAAAATACATCTTTCAGTGTTTAATCAGTGACGACTACGGGTTGACACAAGAGACCGAAAACAGACTCATCGGCCCTTGGAATAGACTTATCAACTTGGCTTATAAGAAGCGATAAAGTGTTCACATCGTGTCGAATATGCATCTTAGATTGAAAACGAGAGGGCGAGAGTGTAACGAGCCGATGAATCTTGATCCCTCGTTTTTCTCCATCTCCTAAAACGAAAATCTTACATAGATGCATCAAAATACATCTTTCAGTACACAAATCTACCAATACAAATGCAAGACATCCAATCCACCTAACAGTTTAGGTAACAACCATTTGGGATCAAATAAATATGATTGTCTCACCTAAAACAGAAAGAGCCATCCCCGGCTCACTACTCCCCGGTTAATTCACCCTAGTAAACCGGGTGATCCGGACACTAGCTACCACCACGTCAGCTAACAAGAATTCCTAGCAATCACTATCCAGAAAGGGACATAATTAATCAAGATTCAGCCATGATTCATAACCTTCCAACAAGTTTTGATAAAAATCCACCACCCCACACACATCATTTCCAACGGATAAAAATAAAACCAGAGTCATAAAAGTAGCTCTCATCACTGCAGATTTTTAATCTGGACCCTACATTCTTTCACTCACGTGATTAAAATTCAAAGGGAAAACAAACAATTACACCAGGTGATCACGTGGCACTCACGTGACAACACATTCCCAATTGCTCCACAGACAGAAAAATCACCACAACAGTACAAAGGTAAGTAAAGcaagaaaaaaaaggataaaGATTAGATTTTTACCAACACCCAAAGCTTAATTTCGACTCCCCAGAAATCTTTAACCGAAAGAAGCTGTGGATTTGGGATTTTTCTATTGAGGAAGCGTGGAACACTAGAAGAAAAACAAGGTGTTCAACCCCTGAGATCAAGAAACCTGAAAATTGTCAAAAGAAAAGACACATATACGCACATGagcgtgtagtgtgtgtatttgtatGTATGGACAGAGAAAGGTGGAATCTTTATGCAGAATATGATATTAGAAGCTCAGAAGAAAACAGGAAGCCCAACAAAATCCAGTGTTTAAAGAGTTATATTGTTAAACAATGAAAAAAACTATCGCAAAGAAAGAAAGCGAAGAAATGGAGAAGTTTGTGTGTAGATATAGTTGCTCAAGATATGCACCTGCAAAGAAAATGGGTGAGTATTGGTTGTTGCTCTGAAAAGGAAGAGTTAAGAGTGACGAGCAGGTGAAGGGGAGAAGGCTGGACTGTACTGACAAAAGAAGCATTGGAAAGTAGAGACATTATAACTAGAGTGGGGACAAATTCCTTATTTTGGAGACTTTTTGGACGGTTTTGTCCTTTTGCATTGGGAGTCGTGCTTGCGTGCGTCTGTTGCAGTGTGAGGTTAAATTGGTAAAATCGTGTTATGTCTGATAAACGCGGCTTTTGGACAGAACGGTGGGAATGGGCCAAGTCTAGTAGGGACTGCAGCTGCtcaagtttttattttgttttattttattttattttattttattttattttattttattttatactccaattgtaacattttatttaaataaatccaATGGGATTACATCACGAGTAAAAGGTGGAATAAAATTCAACCTATAGATTCTACTTCCTCTATCCACATAAAATGGAGCTATAGAACTACGGTTTGAACTAGTGCCTGGGCAACCTGATTCGTTGATTGTCTTACAGACTTAAACAGGATCCAGAGATTTTTTTCAAAAGCTGACGACAATCTCCACCCACTATTCCAAAGATGGAATCatcttttctttacatttctcacCGCGAGTACTACCGACTGAGCATTCATCTcgaattctatttttttccaTCTCTTACTTTTGACCTAACTCCACATCTCCCTCAAGGTTAGGAGCTCGATCATAGTTAGTTCAACCAAGCTCCTCACCTGGCCACacatctccaccaccaccatcccTTCAAAATCGCGAACAACCACTACATCCAATCTTTCTCTATCCCTCAGTGGCGATCAATATTACTTCCTCCGCCTGCGAATAGGAGTATCATTTCTTACTGGCACGAGTTTttagaaatgttaagaaaagcggatggaaaaatattagtgaaatatgagtctcaattgtatatattagttttaaatgctatatgagtggaatgagttggtAGAATGTGAAGCCTTTTTACCACTTATAGTAATTATAAACCGAGACTCTTATTTGtatacggagggagtacattgtAGTACACCATTGTGTGGCTTCACCCACTTATCCTCGGAGTGAAGGCCCATGCTTCGAGCCTCTTATTAATTTAATAGAAGCACTTTAAGAAACCAATTTAATTTCTACCATCATTTGatatctttaattttatttactctattCTCAATTTTGAGggttttattatataaataggagTGTGTAGGAACACAGTGACTTTTTTCCATTGGATTTTTGTTGTGGGGTTTTCAATTAGTCTTAAGCCAAGTTTGATTGTATTGATTTCGTACGACAACATAGTTAGGTATTAATTGATAATAAATGGTCTGAGGCGAAGATGGGCTTATTTTTTGTAAGCTTTTATATTTCCAACCCAAATCTTGTCCTCATTTTGTTTGACCTGGCTTGGCCCACTGGCCTGGACAAACGTGCTCGATCTAGCCCGGTGGGACATACGGCTGGGTCCGATCCAAAATAATGAAAAGTTCAGTGCGCACAGGTTGGGCCCACACGACCCACCTGAAAATTTTACACTTAAACCCCGTGGGCTCTGGGTTGGGCTTTCTAATTTTTCAGCTGGTAAGTATTCGTAACGCTAACCAGATGCAGCTCGATTTTCAGGAAAAGGGTTTTAGAGTTTAGGGTCGAGGAAAAGCTCATCAGGCTCAGATCAGGCCAGTCATTACGACTAGGGTAATTCGCTGTCACTATTCGAGATGTGCAGCACTAGGCAAACTCACTCTACCAGTGGACGATCATCCCCAAAGGGGCATAGCTCAACATTTCGTTACGAGAATGATGAGTGGAGCCAGCAAGAAAACTGAAGATAAATAAAGAAAACTGAAGATAGGGAAAGAAAGAGTCTTCAATAGTTCGATTAGGGTTAGCAACGGGCCAGATCATTCCACAGTCTCATAGCTTGTcgtttttttgcatttttacaCCCAAAGTTATCAGTTCTTCCTCAAGAGAAGAAACAACTTTTGATCGACCTTGAACTTGTGCATCTTCAGAGGATCGCCTCTCAGCATCAACTGAAGTCCTCCAAACGAAATATATACCTCCCTGTCGAAAATGAATGAGGGCCAAATTTAATGTCGGAAATCGAGATAACAGCAAGCAGT
Coding sequences within:
- the LOC121774113 gene encoding protein GRAVITROPIC IN THE LIGHT 1-like encodes the protein MDSVERSPRKGRLARAIAKVLHVRAVTGGAPDDGGIQKAKSRDKTEKDGFEVQTFKDEDEEELRHDGRMVQEAFLSKLFASVSAVKAAYAEMQFAQSPRDADGIQAADEMVISELKHLSELKQAYLKKQLNEASPGTTLLLSEIREQRSTLKMYEITARKLDSLLKHRDSETASLKKKLSEANKANKLLETRLSSSGRFFFPETFVSSHRQALKSIEAFVRLLITEMVSAGWDLDAAAEAIEPAARFRNPSHKCFAFESFVCEKMFDGFNRPNSPFAAFCRAKYLRLVHPKMEASLFGSLDQRDHITSGGLPDTPFFAAFSEMAKRVWLLRRLALSSEPEISAFQVRKGSRFSEVYMESLSDDAMLLPEPLVALSVAPGFRIGKSVVQCQVYLC